In Brassica rapa cultivar Chiifu-401-42 chromosome A06, CAAS_Brap_v3.01, whole genome shotgun sequence, a single window of DNA contains:
- the LOC103871776 gene encoding receptor-like protein kinase 7, whose protein sequence is MFRNFGFFSFLVFSLFSFVSSHDLQVLLNIKSSLLNSNPGVLASWKLNSVSAPCSFTGVTCDATGSVKEIDLSRQALSGKFPFASLCDLKSLQKLSLGFNSLSGTIPSDINNCTNLTYLDLGNNLFSGTFPEFSSLSHLQYLYLNNSAFSSVFPWKSLRNAKRLVVLSLGDNPFDTTPFPEEIVSLKSLTWLYLSNCSIAGKLPSAIGDLTELRNLEISDSDLTGEIPPEIVKLTKLRQLELYNNSLTGKLPRGFGSLTNLTRVDASMNYLEGDLSELRSLTNLVSLQLFENKLSGEIPPEFGEFEDLVNLSLYTNNLTGPLPQKLGSVSDFDFIDASENRLTGPIPPDMCKRGKMKDLLLLQNNLTGSIPESYASCLTLERFRVSDNSLNGTVPAGLWGLPRVEIIDVAVNNFEGPITADVKNAKMLGTLYLAFNKFSDELPEEIGDVEALTKVELNDNRFSGKIPSSIGKLKGLSSLKIQSNGFSGNIPDSIESCSMLSDLNMARNSLSGEIPHTLGSLPTLNALNLSDNKLSGRIPESLSSLRLSLLDLSNNMLSGRVPQSLSSYNGSFDGNPGLCSMTIKSFNRCINSSGSHRDTHVFVLCLVFGLLILLASLVFYLYLKESEKKEKRTLRRESWSIKSFQRMSFTEDDIIDSIKEENLIGRGGCGDVYRVLLGDGKELAVKHLRRSSTDSFSSAMPILNEKEGRSKEFETEVQTLSSIRHLNVVKLYCSITSDDSSLLVYEYLPNGSLWDKLHSCKKSNLGWETRFDIALGAAKGLEYLHHGYERPVIHRDVKSSNILLDESFKPRIADFGLAKILQTNNGGLDSSHVVAGTYGYIAPEYGYASKVNEKCDVYSFGVVLMELVTGKKPIEAEFGESKDIVNWVSNNLKSKESVMEIVDKKIGEMYREDAIKMLRVAILCTARQPGVRPTMRSVVQMIEDAEPCRLMGIVISKESDVKSK, encoded by the exons ATGTTTCGAAATTTCGGATTCTTCTCCTTCCTCGTCTTCTCTCTGTTCTCCTTCGTCTCCTCCCACGACCTCCAAGTCCTACTCAACATCAAATCATCGCTCCTGAACTCAAACCCCGGAGTTCTAGCTTCATGGAAGCTGAACTCCGTCTCCGCTCCCTGTAGCTTCACAGGAGTAACCTGTGATGCTACAGGCTCCGTTAAAGAGATTGACCTCTCTCGTCAAGCCTTATCCGGAAAATTCCCGTTCGCTTCGCTCTGCGATCTCAAGAGTCTTCAAAAACTCTCTCTCGGATTCAACTCACTCTCAGGAACCATCCCCAGTGATATAAACAACTGCACGAATCTAACGTACTTAGATCTCGGCAACAACCTCTTCTCGGGAACTTTCCCTGAGTTCTCCTCTCTAAGCCACTTACAGTATCTGTACTTAAACAACAGCGCGTTCTCCAGCGTATTCCCGTGGAAATCGCTACGAAACGCGAAACGGCTCGTCGTTTTGAGCCTAGGCGATAACCCCTTCGATACGACGCCGTTTCCAGAAGAGATTGTTTCTCTGAAGAGTCTGACGTGGCTATACTTATCCAACTGCAGCATCGCGGGTAAACTCCCTTCGGCGATCGGAGACTTGACGGAGCTTCGGAACTTGGAGATCTCCGATAGCGATCTCACCGGAGAGATTCCTCCCGAGATCGTGAAACTCACAAAGCTCCGGCAGCTAGAGCTCTACAACAACAGCTTGACCGGGAAGCTTCCTCGCGGATTCGGGAGCTTGACGAATCTGACTCGCGTGGATGCTTCCATGAACTATCTAGAAGGCGATTTATCGGAGCTCCGATCTCTAACCAACCTCGTCTCGCTACAGCTCTTCGAAAACAAACTCTCCGGCGAGATTCCTCCCGAGTTCGGCGAGTTTGAAGATCTCGTTAACCTCTCTCTGTATACCAACAACTTAACCGGTCCTCTCCCTCAAAAACTCGGTTCAGTTTCTGATTTTGATTTCATCGATGCGTCTGAGAATCGCTTAACCGGACCGATCCCTCCGGATATGTGCAAGAGAGGGAAGATGAAAGATCTTCTCCTCCTCCAAAACAATCTCACAGGCTCAATCCCTGAGTCGTACGCCAGCTGTTTAACTCTCGAACGTTTTAGAGTTAGTGACAACTCGCTCAACGGAACTGTTCCAGCTGGACTCTGGGGCTTACCGAGGGTCGAGATCATCGACGTAGCCGTTAACAACTTCGAAGGTCCGATCACAGCCGATGTTAAAAACGCGAAAATGCTCGGAACGTTGTATCTAGCGTTCAATAAGTTCTCTGATGAGTTGCCTGAGGAGATAGGTGACGTTGAAGCTTTGACTAAGGTTGAGCTTAACGATAACAGGTTTTCCGGGAAGATTCCGAGCTCTATTGGGAAGCTTAAGGGACTTAGTAGTTTGAAGATACAGAGTAATGGCTTCTCCGGTAACATACCTGACTCGATTGAATCGTGTTCGATGCTTAGTGATCTAAACATGGCGCGAAACTCGCTGTCCGGAGAGATCCCGCACACGCTTGGATCTCTCCCGACGCTCAATGCTTTGAATCTTTCGGACAACAAGCTCTCTGGGAGAATCCCAGAGAGTTTGTCGTCTCTAAGGCTTAGCCTTCTTGATCTCTCGAACAACATGTTATCAGGTCGTGTCCCTCAGAGTTTGTCATCGTATAACGGTAGCTTCGATGGCAATCCGGGACTCTGCAGCATGACGATTAAATCGTTTAACCGGTGCATTAACTCTTCAGGCTCGCATCGAGACACGCACGTCTTTGTGCTGTGTTTAGTCTTCGGTTTACTGATCTTACTTGCGTCTCTTGTGTTTTACTTGTACCTCAAGGAAAGCGAGAAGAAGGAAAAAAGAACTCTAAGACGTGAATCTTGGAGTATAAAGTCGTTCCAAAGGATGAGTTTCACCGAAGATGATATCATCGATTCGATCAAAGAAGAGAACTTAATCGGTAGAGGAGGATGTGGCGATGTATACAGAGTACTACTCGGCGATGGTAAAGAACTAGCTGTCAAACACCTTCGACGTAGTAGCACAGACTCATTTAGCAGCGCGATGCCTATTCTCAACGAAAAGGAAGGAAGATCGAAAGAGTTTGAAACAGAGGTGCAAACACTAAGCTCAATACGTCACTTAAACGTGGTGAAACTCTATTGTAGCATCACGAGCGATGACTCGAGCTTGCTGGTGTATGAGTACTTGCCTAATGGGAGCTTATGGGACAAGCTTCACTCGTGCAAGAAGTCCAATCTCGGTTGGGAAACTCGGTTTGATATCGCTCTTGGTGCAGCGAAAGGACTCGAGTACTTGCATCATGGATACGAGAGGCCGGTGATTCACCGCGATGTTAAATCAAGTAACATATTGCTAGATGAGTCCTTCAAGCCTAGGATTGCTGATTTTGGTCTTGCCAAGATTCTTCAGACCAACAATGGTGGTCTAGATTCTTCTCATGTCGTTGCGGGAACGTACGGTTACATAGCTCCAG AGTATGGATACGCGTCGAAAGTGAATGAGAAATGCGATGTGTATAGCTTCGGCGTTGTGTTAATGGAACTAGTCACGGGGAAAAAACCGATAGAGGCGGAGTTTGGAGAGAGCAAAGACATAGTGAATTGGGTTAGTAACAATCTGAAGAGCAAAGAGAGTGTTATGGAGATTGTGGACAAGAAGATAGGAG